The Lactobacillus sp. ESL0680 DNA segment AAAGTACTAAGCTTGACGAAAGCAGCTAAAGAGGGTAAAGTATTACTTGCGCTTGAGAGAGCTGGTTAGCTTAATCAAGTGCAAAAATAAAAACTAAGCAAGAGGGCTTGACAAGAGCTCAAAGGTTTAGTAAGATAATAAACGCTGCTGAGGGAGTTGAAAACTTCTTCAACAGGGGGCAGAAAAAACTTCTTGACAAAAGAAAATACTTCTGTTAAAATAAAGAAGCACTGATGTAAGTTATTTACGTCAGTGGGTAGTACCTTGAAAACTGAACAATGTTTTCGCAAAGTGTGCGGGTGTAAGAACCCAAAACAAAAAAGCGAAGTCAATTTCGCAAGCAAATAAATCCGAGATGCAAATCTTGGAACGAATGAGCAAACATTCAAACAAACATTAAAAATGAGAGTTTGATCCTGGCTCAGGACGAACGCTGGCGGCGTGCCTAATACATGCAAGTCGAGCGAGCAATTTTAACAGAATACCTTCGGGTAGGAAGCTAAAAGCGCGAGCGGCGGATGGGTGAGTAACACGTGGGTAACCTGCCCTCTAGATTGGGATACCATTTGGAAACAGATGCTAATACCGAATAAGAAGTAAGATCACATGATCTAGCTATGAAAGGCGGCTTTCGAGCTGTCACTAGAGGATGGACCCGCGGTGCATTAGCTAGTTGGTAAGGTAACGGCTTACCAAGGCAATGATGCATAGCCGAGTTGAGAGACTGAACGGCCACATTGGGACTGAGACACGGCCCAAACTCCTACGGGAGGCAGCAGTAGGGAATCTTCCACAATGGACGAAAGTCTGATGGAGCAACGCCGCGTGAGTGAAGAAGGTTTTCGGATCGTAAAGCTCTGTTGTTGGTGAAGAAGGATAGATAGAGTAACTGCTATTTATTTGACGGTAATCAACCAGAAAGTCACGGCTAACTACGTGCCAGCAGCCGCGGTAATACGTAGGTGGCAAGCGTTGTCCGGATTTATTGGGCGTAAAGCGAACGCAGGCGGGAAGACAAGTCAGATGTGAAAGCCCTCGGCTCAACCGGGGAATTGCATCTGAAACTGCCTTTCTTGAGTGCAGAAGAGGAGAGTGGAACTCCATGTGTAGCGGTGGAATGCGTAGATATATGGAAGAACACCAGTGGCGAAGGCGGCTCTCTGGTCTGTAACTGACGCTGAGGTTCGAAAGCATGGGTAGCGAACAGGATTAGATACCCTGGTAGTCCATGCCGTAAACGATGAGTGCTAAGTGTTGGGAGGTTTCCGCCTCTCAGTGCTGCAGCTAACGCATTAAGCACTCCGCCTGGGGAGTACGACCGCAAGGTTAAAACTCAAAGGAATTGACGGGGGCCCGCACAAGCGGTGGAGCATGTGGTTTAATTCGAAGCAACGCGAAGAACCTTACCAGGTCTTGACATCTAGTGCAATTCATAGAGATATGAAGTTCTCTTCGGAGACACTAAGACAGGTGGTGCATGGCTGTCGTCAGCTCGTGTCGTGAGATGTTGGGTTAAGTCCCGCAACGAGCGCAACCCTTATTATTAGTTGCCAGCATTAAGTTGGGCACTCTAATGAGACTGCCGGTGACAAACCGGAGGAAGGTGGGGACGACGTCAAGTCATCATGCCCCTTATGACCTGGGCTACACACGTGCTACAATGGTTAGTACAACGAGGAGCGAACCTGTGAAGGCAAGCGAATCTCTTAAAGCTAATCTCAGTTCGGATTGCACTCTGCAACTCGAGTGCATGAAGCTGGAATCGCTAGTAATCGCGGATCAGAACGCCGCGGTGAATACGTTCCCGGGCCTTGTACACACCGCCCGTCACACCATGAGAGTCTGTAATACCCAAAGCCGGTAGGATAACCCTTCGGGGAGTCAGCCGTCTAAGGTAGGACAGATGATTAGGGTGAAGTCGTAACAAGGTAGCCGTAGGAGAACCTGCGGCTGGATCACCTCCTTTCTAAGGAAGAGCGAATAGGTGGAGAGTAGAAATACTAGAGGAAGCCTAGGAGCAACGGAAGCACACGGAGCGAGAACATTGTTTAGTTTTGAGGGTAGTACCTCAAAAGAGTTAGTACATTGAAAACTGAATATAATCCAAGAAAAAACCGAGACACAATCAAAGAGATAATAAACAGATTGCAAGAGCGACCGAGAGAGTATCTTGAGTAAGGTCAAGTAAATAAGGGCGCACGGTGAATGCCTAGGCACAAGAAGGCGAAGAAGGACGCGACTAACAGCGAAATGCTTCGGGGAGTGGTAAGTACACAATGATCCGGAGGTATCCGAATGGGGGAACCCAGTATGAGCAATCATACTACTAGCTGATGAATACATAGTCAGTTAGGGCAAGACGCAGTGAACTGAAACATCTAAGTAGCTGCAGGAAGAGAAAGAAAAATCGATTTCCCAAGTAGCGGCGAGCGAAACGGAAAGAGCCCAAACCAAGTGATTTATCATTTGGGGTTGTAGGACTGTAATAAGGTAGTGCAAGAGATAGCAGAATTATCTGGGAAGGTAAGCCAGAGAGGGTGAGAGCCCCGTAAGCGAAATCGAATGCACACTGAGCAGGATCCTGAGTAGGCCGGAACACGAGGAATTCCGGTTGAAGCAGCGAGGACCATCTCGCAAGGCTAAATACTAATTTGTGACCGATAGTGAACCAGTACCGTGAGGGAAAGGTGAAAAGAACCCCGGAAGGGGAGTGAAATAGAACCTGAAACCGTGTGCCTACAAGTAGTCAGAGCCCATTAAAGGGTGATGGCGTGCCTTTTGTAGAATGAACCGGCGAGTTACGTTAACTAGCGAGGTTAAGTCAGAAAAGACGGAGCCGCAGCGAAAGCGAGTCTGAATAGGGCGAGAGAGTTAGTTGATGTAGACCCGAAACCAAGTGACCTACCCATGGCCAGGTTGAAGGTGCGGTAAAACGCACTGGAGGACCGAACCCACGTAAGTTAAAAATTGCGGGGATGAGCTGTGGGTAGCGGTGAAATTCCAAACGAACTTGGAGATAGCTGGTTCTCTCCGAAATAGCTTTAGGGCTAGCCTGGTGCGAGGATGATAATGGAGGTAGAGCTCTGTTTGGACGAAGGGCCCGTCAGGGGTTACTGAATTCAGATAAACTGCGAATTCCAGATATCAAAGCACTGGAGTCAGACTGCGAGTGATAAGATCCGTAGTCGAAAGGGAAACAGCCCAGATCACCAGTTAAGGTCCCAAAATCTATGCTAAGTGGAAAAGGATGTGGAGTTGCGTAGACAACTAGGATGTTGGCTCAGAAGCAGCCATCATTAAAAGAGTGCGTAATAGCTCACTAGTCGAGTGACGCTGCGCCGAAAATTTACCGGGGCTAAGCATAGTACCGAAACTGTGGATGTGTAGTAATACACGTGGTAGGAGAGCGTTCTAAATGCGGTGAAGGCTAATCGAGAGGATAGTTGGAGCGTTTAGAAGTGAGAATGCCGGTATGAGTAGCGAAAGACAGGTGAGAATCCTGTCCGCCGAAAGACTAAGGTTTCCTGGGGCAGGCTCGTCCGCCCAGGGTAAGTCGGGACCTAAGGTAAGGCCGAGAGGCGTAGCCGATGGACAACAGGTAGAGATTCCTGTACTGCGTTAAATCGTTAATAGCGAAGGAGGGACGCAGGAGGCAAGGAACGCATGGCGCTGGAAGCCCATGTTCAAGCAACAAGTGTGAGAGTGAGTTAAATGCTTGCTTTCAATAAGCACAAGTTGTGATGAGGAGCGAAATAAAGTAGCGAAGGTTCTGTAGTCACACTGCCAAGAAAAGCTTCTAGTGAGAGATAACGTACCCGTACCGCAAACCGACACAGGTAGTCGAGTGGAGAACACTAAGGTGAGCGAGAGAACTCTCGTTAAGGAACTCGGCAAAATCGCCCCGTAACTTCGGAAGAAGGGGTGCTGGTGTAACAGCCAGCCGCAGTGAATAGGCCCAAACAACTGTTTATCAAAAACACAGGTATCTGCAAAGTCGTAAGACGACGTATAGGTGCTGACACCTGCCCGGTGCTGGAAGGTTAAGGAGAGAGCTTAGTCATTAAGACGAAGGTTCGAACTGAAGCCCCAGTAAACGGCGGCCGTAACTATAACGGTCCTAAGGTAGCGAAATTCCTTGTCGGGTAAGTTCCGACCTGCACGAAAGGTGTAATGATTTGGGCACTGTCTCAACGAGAGACTCGGTGAAATTATAATACCCGTGAAGATGCGGGTTACCCGCGACAGGACGGAAAGACCCCATGGAGCTTTACTGCAATTTGATATTGGGTAGCTGTTAAACATGTACAGGATAGGTAGGAGCCAGAGAAGATAGGACGCTAGTCTTATTGGAGGCAATGTTGGGATACTACCCTTGTTTGATGGCTACTCTAACTAGTATCTCTAAGCGAGATATAGGACAGTGTCAGATGGGCAGTTTGACTGGGGCGGTCGCCTCCTAAAGAGTAACGGAGGCGCCCAAAGGTTCCCTCAGAATGGTTGGAAATCATTCACAGAGTGTAAAGGTATAAGGGAGCTTGACTGCGAGAGAGACAACTCGAGCAGGGACGAAAGTCGGGCTTAGTGATCTGGTGGTACCGCATGGAAGGGCCATCACTCAACGGATAAAAGCTACCCTGGGGATAACAGGCTTATCTCCCCCAAGAGTTCACATCGACGGGGAGGTTTGGCACCTCGATGTCGGCTCGTCGCATCCTGGGGCTGAAGTTGGTCCCAAGGGTTGGGCTGTTCGCCCATTAAAGCGGCACGCGAGCTGGGTTCAGAACGTCGTGAGACAGTTCGGTCCCTATCCGTCGTGGGCGTTGGAAATTTGAGAGGAGCTGTCCTTAGTACGAGAGGACCGGGATGGACATACCGCTGGTGTACCAGTTGTCTTGCCAAAGGCATCGCTGGGTAGCTAAGTATGGCAGGGATAAGCGCTGAAAGCATCTAAGTGCGAAGCCCCCCTCAAGATGAGATTTCCCATACGTAAGTAGTAAGACACCTCTAAGACTAAGAGGTAGATAGGCTAGGAGTGGAAGAGTCGTGAGACTTGGAGCGGACTAGTACTAATCAGTCGAGGACTTGACCAGAGCTTGAGCAATCTGGAGAGTGTAAGAAAGTTTTTTCAAGAGATTATATTTAGTTTTGAGTGTAAGAACTCAAACAAAAAAGTACGGTGGCAATAGCAAGAAGGAAACACCTGTAACCATGTCGAACACAGTAGTTAAGCTTCTTCACGCCGAGAGTAGTTGGTGGGAGACTGCCTGCGAGGGTAGGACGCTGCCGTGCTTTTTTAATATTCCGGCTTAGCTCAGTTGGTAGAGCGCTTGACTGTTAATCAAGATGTCGTCAGTTCGAGTCTGACAGCCGGAGCAAGGTAAAAGAAAGAGGACCCGAGGTCCTCTTTTTTGTTGTCTTTAAATTTGGAAATCCTGTGTTTATATTGATATAAAGGGTATAATGAAAGTAGATACATATTATTTAAAGGAGGAAATCACATGGTAGGAATTTTACTTGCTAGCCATGGTGGGTTTGCAGATGGTATTGCTCAATCGGCACAAATGCTATTTGGTGAACAGGACAATTTTGCTCATGTAACGTTATCGCCTGATGAAGGACCAGAGGACATTCATGACAAAATGGAACAATCAATAGCATCATTTTCTGATCAAAATGAAGTGTTGTTGTTAGTAGATCTTTGGGGAGGAACGCCATTTAACCAAGCTAATACTCTGCTTGAGGATCATCCAAGTTGGGCAATTGTTACTGGCATGAATCTACCAATGGTTGTTGAAGCTTTAACTCAAAGGTTGACGAATTCTGATGCAACAGCGCAACAAGTCGCTACTGCGATTATTAATTCAGCTCGTGATGGCATTAAAACTAAACCTGTTGACTTAATGCCGCAAGAGGCTGCGACGGTCGAGGCAACGGCACCTGCTAAAACGCAAAAGTCGATTCCGGTTGGAACAGTAATTGGTGATGGTCATCTTAAAATTGTGTTGGCCCGGATCGATTCAAGGTTGCTTCACGGACAAGTTGCTACTGGTTGGATTCCAACAATGCATCCTGATCGGGTAATCGTTGTTTCGGATCATGTTGCCAAAGATGAAATGCGTAAGAGTATGATTCGTGAAGCAGCACCTGCTGGTGTGAAGGCCCATACAGTCCCACTTAAAAAGATGGTCGAAATTGCTAAGGATCCGCGTTTTGGTGATACTCATGCCTTATTATTATTTGAAAATCCGGAGGATGTTCTGACCGTAATTAAGGAAGGCGTGAATATTGAAACTGTTAATGTTGGTTCAATGTCATATTCAGTTGGTGATGTTAATGCCAACAATGTTTTATCAATGAATCAGCAGGATGTTGATACTTTCCACGAACTTGAAAAGATGGGCGTTAAGTATGATGTCCGTAAAGTTCCGACTGATAAGTCAGGCAATATGGACGCGATTTTGAATAAAGCTCAAAATTTGCTTGATGAACAAAATAAATAATAAAAAAGGAGTGAAAAAATGAACGCTATACAAATGGTTTTAGTTGTTCTGGTTGCTTTCCTCGCAGGTATGGAAGGTATCTTGGATCAATGGGAATTTCACCAACCGCTAGTTGCTTGTACATTAATTGGTTTGGTTACTGGACATCTTGACCTAGGAGTTATTTTAGGTGGGCAATTACAAATGATTGCTCTGGGTTGGGCTAATATTGGTGCAGCAGTTGCGCCCGATGCCGCTTTGGCATCTGTTGCTTCGGCAATTATTTTGGTTCAAAGTGGTCAGGGTACAAAAGGAATTGGAATGGCCACAGGGATTGCGATGCCTTTGGCAGTTGCGGGTCTGTTTTTAACGATGATTGTCCGGACGATTTCAACTGGGATTGTTCACATTATGGATGCCGATGCCAAAAAGGCAAATTGGCGTAAAATTAATATGTGGCAATGGATTGATGTTTGTTTGCAAGGATTAAGAATTGCGATTCCAGCTGCGTTATTATTGGCAATTCCAGCATCAACAGTTCAGTACTGGCTGGGACTGATGCCTACTTGGTTAAGTGACGGTATGTCAATTGGTGGTGCGATGGTTGTAGCTGTTGGTTACGCGATGGTTATTAACATGATGGCTAGTCGTGAAGTTTGGCCATTCTTTGCCATTGGTTTTGCCTTAGCAGCAATTAAAGATTTAACATTAATTGCCCTAGGCGCAATTGGACTGGCGCTGGCAATTATGTACTTGGCTCTTGAATCAAAGGGCGGCAGCAGCAATTCTGGTTCAGCTAATGAGGGTACCGGCGATCCACTCGGCGATATCATTGATGATTATTAAAGTGATACTAAGAGGAGGATTTGATAATGGCTGATTCAAAAATAAAATTAACAAAAGCCGACCGCTTCAAGGTTATGTGGCACTCACAATTTTTGCAAGCATCATGGAACTATGAAAGAATGCAGAACGGTGGTTTTGCATACTCATTGATTCCAGCATTGAGAAAATTATATCCAGATAAAGATGACATGGCAGAAGCTCTGCAACGCCACTTGGTGTTCTTCAATGTTCACCCGTACCTAGTTTCACCAATTTTAGGTGTTACTTTGGCTTTAGAAGAAGATAAAGCTAATGGTGCCGAGGTTGAAGATGAAGCTATCCAAGGGGTTAAGGTTGGAATGATGGGACCTTTAGCCGGCGTTGGTGACCCCGTTTTCTGGTACACAGTACGACCAATTGTTGGTGCTTTGGGTGCTTCAATGGCAATTCAAGGCAATATCTTAGGGCCAATTTTGTTCTTTGTTATCTGGAATGTAATCAGATTGGCATTTATGTGGTATACACAAGAATTTGGTTACAAGGCTGGGTCTGCAATTACTAATGATGTGTCTGGCGGATTACTGCAAAAAGTTACCCGTGGTGCTTCAATGATGGGGATGTTCGTCCTCGGCTCGTTAATTGAACGCTGGGTTAACATTAAATTTACGCCGATTGTTTCTAAGACGCCGGTTCAAAAAGGCGGCTATATTGACTGGAATTCGTTACCAGCTGGTGCTAAGGGCATCCAACAAGCATTAATTGGTCAGAGTAATGGCTTATCGCTGACAAAATTCAAGACAACAACACTGCAGAATAATCTTGATAGTTTAATTCCTGGATTAGCTGGGTTACTGTTGACTTTTCTTTGTATGTGGCTGCTAAAGAAGAAGGTATCACCAATTGTAATCATTATTGGTATCTTTATCGTGGGTGTTGTGCTTCACGTGTTGCACGTTCTTTAATCAAAAATGGTTAAATCAAGTAATACTAAGGTCACCTTGACAATTAATGCCACTTGGTTTCGTGGGATCGCGACCTATGGCAAAGTAATGGTGGGCGATCAAGCATTTGAATTTTATAATGATCGGAACTTGAATGATTACGTCCAAATTCCGTGGGCGGAAATTTCTTGTGTGGTTGCTGACGTTCATTTTCATGGTCGTTACATTCCGCGGTTCGAAATCCGTACGCGCAAGAATGGTACGTTTATCTTTTCAACTCGTGATAATAAAAAGACTTTACGGGCAATCCGTAATTATGTGCCAAGTAATAATTTGCGTCAGGCACTAGGCTTGTGGCAAAAGTTAAAACGACGGCTTAAATCATAATTTAGACAAAATAAAATACTTAGATCAATTCTGATCTAAGTATTTTTTGTTTATTCAGCTTTTTCTTTGCGCCACAGTTTAGCAATTGCATAAAGAATAATGAAGATTGCTAATGCTGAAATCATGGCAACTCTGTTTTCTGGTAGAACCAGCAAGAGAATAATCATTAAGATGAAGAATACTAAGGTTGCGTAATCAAAGTATGGGAAGCCTGGCATCTTAAAACTAGTTAGTTGGTCTTCAGGAGTTGTCTTTCTGTAAGCAACGTGCGAGAGCAACATAATGCACCAGATAATGAGGAACATACTAGTAGTTGTCGATGAAATAAAGGTAAAGGCATCATTACCGATCATGATGATTAACAATGGTGCGAGCTCGATTAAGCAGGCAGACAAGATTAAACCATTTTGCGGCAACTGACGGTGTAAGTGACCAAATGTTTGGTTCCACTTGCCCTTACCGTTAAAGGTAATCGAAAATAATAGTCGCCCAGCACTGTAAAGCACACTGT contains these protein-coding regions:
- a CDS encoding mannose/fructose/sorbose PTS transporter subunit IIA gives rise to the protein MVGILLASHGGFADGIAQSAQMLFGEQDNFAHVTLSPDEGPEDIHDKMEQSIASFSDQNEVLLLVDLWGGTPFNQANTLLEDHPSWAIVTGMNLPMVVEALTQRLTNSDATAQQVATAIINSARDGIKTKPVDLMPQEAATVEATAPAKTQKSIPVGTVIGDGHLKIVLARIDSRLLHGQVATGWIPTMHPDRVIVVSDHVAKDEMRKSMIREAAPAGVKAHTVPLKKMVEIAKDPRFGDTHALLLFENPEDVLTVIKEGVNIETVNVGSMSYSVGDVNANNVLSMNQQDVDTFHELEKMGVKYDVRKVPTDKSGNMDAILNKAQNLLDEQNK
- a CDS encoding PTS mannose/fructose/sorbose transporter subunit IIC — its product is MNAIQMVLVVLVAFLAGMEGILDQWEFHQPLVACTLIGLVTGHLDLGVILGGQLQMIALGWANIGAAVAPDAALASVASAIILVQSGQGTKGIGMATGIAMPLAVAGLFLTMIVRTISTGIVHIMDADAKKANWRKINMWQWIDVCLQGLRIAIPAALLLAIPASTVQYWLGLMPTWLSDGMSIGGAMVVAVGYAMVINMMASREVWPFFAIGFALAAIKDLTLIALGAIGLALAIMYLALESKGGSSNSGSANEGTGDPLGDIIDDY
- a CDS encoding PTS system mannose/fructose/sorbose family transporter subunit IID: MADSKIKLTKADRFKVMWHSQFLQASWNYERMQNGGFAYSLIPALRKLYPDKDDMAEALQRHLVFFNVHPYLVSPILGVTLALEEDKANGAEVEDEAIQGVKVGMMGPLAGVGDPVFWYTVRPIVGALGASMAIQGNILGPILFFVIWNVIRLAFMWYTQEFGYKAGSAITNDVSGGLLQKVTRGASMMGMFVLGSLIERWVNIKFTPIVSKTPVQKGGYIDWNSLPAGAKGIQQALIGQSNGLSLTKFKTTTLQNNLDSLIPGLAGLLLTFLCMWLLKKKVSPIVIIIGIFIVGVVLHVLHVL
- a CDS encoding DUF956 family protein codes for the protein MVKSSNTKVTLTINATWFRGIATYGKVMVGDQAFEFYNDRNLNDYVQIPWAEISCVVADVHFHGRYIPRFEIRTRKNGTFIFSTRDNKKTLRAIRNYVPSNNLRQALGLWQKLKRRLKS